GCGTATGCTGGAACACCTGGAGCGGCTGGGGCGCGCCATTATCGATGCGCCACCCCATACCGAAAATCTGCCTGCCATACTTGAAGCCCATATTCCAAATATGTTCCCGGCGGGGCGCTATGCGATCTGGATTTTCCCGGAAGATACGCTGGTCAAATATCCGCTGGATTGGCAGCCCGATCTGGATGCGATCTGGCCTTGGCTGCTCGATCAAGAACAGGGGCAAATTTTCCAGGCGCAGGATGAACTGCCCTGGCAAAATAGCTTCGACTCCCATAACCCGATGGTTCTCTCCCCGATCAAGGAAGGGGAATCGGGACAAACCTTTGGGGGGGTGTACCTGGAACTCTATGCGCTGGCTCAACCCTGGGATCGTCAGGCGCTGCAAAATCTCTGCCCGGCAGTGCAGGCTTTAGGCGCGCAAATTGCCTCGGCGATCAACCAGGCCAGAGTGTATGAGCAAACGCTGGAATATCAGCGCGTGCGCGAAGAACTTAAACTAGCCGGGCAAATTCAATCCAGCCTGTTGCCCAGCGTTTTCCCCAAAATGCCAGGCTGGCAGCTTTCGGTTACGTTAGCGCCTGCCGGGGAAACATCGGGCGATTTCTTCGATGTCATTCCTCTTGAAGGCGGGCGCGTAGGGATTGTGCTGGCCGATGTGCTCGATAAGGGCATCGGCCCGGCGCTGTACATGGCCCTGAGTCGCACGCTGATCCGCACGTATGCCACCGAATTCGAGTTACAACCCGATGTGGTTTTCTTCGCCACAAATGAACGCATTCTCAAAGACACGCGCGCCAACCTGTTTGTGACCGCTTTCTACGGAATCCTTGATCCACAAAACGGCACGCTGACCTACGCCAATGCCGGGCACAATCCGCCGCTGCTGTTGCGCGCTCACGATGAAGGAAACACTGAATTACTCCAAAAAACCGGGCTGCCCATCGGCATTGATGAAGAAGCCACCTGGGAACACAATACTGTAGAAATTTTCCCTGGCGATGTATTAGTCTTGTATACCGATGGCATTCCCGAAGCCCAGAATACGCACAAGGAACTTTTCAAACGCGACGCTCTTGAAGCTATCGCGCGCGCCAATCTCCAGCAATCCGCAGAGGGGATTCAAAAAGAAATTCTGGATGCCGTATACGATTTTCTGGGCGAAATTGCACCCCAGGACGATATTACGCTAATGGTATTACTGCGCGATAATGAATGACCGCAAACGTAGCCAGCCAGCCCAAACAAGCTACACTCCGGCGCTTCGCCTTTCTTGACGCCCTGCGCGGCGCGGCGTTATTGTGCATGGTCGTAGACCACGCCTATGATTGGTGGCTGACCGAGGCTGATAATCTAGGCAAATGGGGACGTACAACGGAATTTATTGGCACATTGGCGGCGCCAACGTTTCTGGTGCTGGTGGGGGTTTCGTTGGTGCTTGCCAGCGCCAAACGCGCGCCCCAACAGATTTCCACCCGGCAGACATTTTGGTTTTTGGCACAACGAGGCGGCGTGGTTTTTTTATGGGGGTTTATCACCAATTTCCTTGTATTTTTCAACGGCAATAATTGGCAAGCTATTTTTGCATTTGATGTGCTGCAATGCATTGGTCTGGGAATGATGATCTGTGCTCCGTTGGTCTTGTGGGGGGCAGATTGGGTATTGGCCTGTGTAACCATCGGGTTGCTATGGATCGGTCAGAATGGCGATGCTATTTCTCTCCCTGGTTACATGGGAACCATACTAAATGGCAATCCCCCGATCGCTTATTTTCCGCTCTTGCCCTGGTTGTTTTTCATCCCAACAGGCATCCTTTGGGGGCGGAGATTGCTCGATTGGCAGGATCAACCCGCTCGGT
This genomic stretch from Chloroflexota bacterium harbors:
- a CDS encoding PP2C family protein-serine/threonine phosphatase, with translation MFFKPRATIPKRYKLLLAVARILRPEINAMQIERQVVAVGDLISFLYAAPLAIAGIIWLIRISDWQLWRAHSAEIVLQAVLFFIFNYLRFFLIVELRANRYGSSDGSLAGIILWSGILLFGPTLLWLAILGTLFEFWSNWRNAVSDTARWSQYRNLAINIAGNTLVSLTALTIYIAIGGTYPLSPLSTDTVSRAFGLLALNFALLILLWSGYLLYGVWSQRVLAGSDQINPVLKFFFLAMGLPHMAHPFAILAAGLYAEGGIPVYLFFVSGMLIVAYLTRQLSWSGESSRQQSRMLEHLERLGRAIIDAPPHTENLPAILEAHIPNMFPAGRYAIWIFPEDTLVKYPLDWQPDLDAIWPWLLDQEQGQIFQAQDELPWQNSFDSHNPMVLSPIKEGESGQTFGGVYLELYALAQPWDRQALQNLCPAVQALGAQIASAINQARVYEQTLEYQRVREELKLAGQIQSSLLPSVFPKMPGWQLSVTLAPAGETSGDFFDVIPLEGGRVGIVLADVLDKGIGPALYMALSRTLIRTYATEFELQPDVVFFATNERILKDTRANLFVTAFYGILDPQNGTLTYANAGHNPPLLLRAHDEGNTELLQKTGLPIGIDEEATWEHNTVEIFPGDVLVLYTDGIPEAQNTHKELFKRDALEAIARANLQQSAEGIQKEILDAVYDFLGEIAPQDDITLMVLLRDNE
- a CDS encoding DUF1624 domain-containing protein; this translates as MTANVASQPKQATLRRFAFLDALRGAALLCMVVDHAYDWWLTEADNLGKWGRTTEFIGTLAAPTFLVLVGVSLVLASAKRAPQQISTRQTFWFLAQRGGVVFLWGFITNFLVFFNGNNWQAIFAFDVLQCIGLGMMICAPLVLWGADWVLACVTIGLLWIGQNGDAISLPGYMGTILNGNPPIAYFPLLPWLFFIPTGILWGRRLLDWQDQPARLNRMALLMLPTGLGLAVAAALIPLDWGYRYPFTAHIFFNLAIIA